In the genome of Triticum urartu cultivar G1812 chromosome 5, Tu2.1, whole genome shotgun sequence, one region contains:
- the LOC125511577 gene encoding protein NRT1/ PTR FAMILY 6.3-like: MLPTWATTIVFWTVYAQMTTFSVSQAQALDRRLGPSFVIPAGSLTVFFVGSILLTVPIYDRLIAPLARRLTGNPQGLSPLQRIFVGLFLSILAMAVAGLTERHRLSASTAGIQLSVFLIVPQFLLVGAGEAFTYIGQLDFFLRECPRDMKTMSTGLFLTTLSLGFFLSSGLVSVVHAVTTSGGRRPWLANDIDKGRLDYFYWLLAAISTANLGIFVAAAKGYVYKEKRLANAGFIELHVEEVAVHA, translated from the coding sequence ATGCTGCCCACGTGGGCCACCACCATCGTCTTCTGGACCGTCTACGCGCAGATGACCACCTTCTCCGTCTCCCAGGCCCAAGCCTTGGACCGCCGTCTCGGCCCCTCCTTTGTCATCCCCGCCGGCTCCCTCACCGTCTTCTTCGTCGGCTCCATCCTCCTCACCGTCCCTATCTACGACCGCCTCATCGCGCCGCTCGCTCGCCGCCTCACTGGCAACCCTCAAGGCCTCTCCCCGCTCCAGCGCATCTTCGTCGGCCTCTTCCTCTCCATCCTCGCCATGGCCGTTGCCGGGCTAACCGAGCGCCACCGCCTCTCCGCCTCTACCGCGGGCATCCAGCTCTCCGTCTTCCTCATCGTGCCACAGTTCCTCCTCGTTGGCGCCGGAGAGGCGTTCACATACATCGGCCAGCTCGACTTCTTCCTCCGCGAGTGCCCCAGGGACATGAAGACCATGAGCACCGGCCTCTTCCTCACCACGCTCTCGCTTGgcttcttcctcagctccggtctCGTCTCCGTCGTGCACGCGGTGACCACCTCCGGTGGCCGGAGACCGTGGCTCGCCAACGACATTGACAAGGGGAGGCTCGACTACTTCTACTGGCTGCTCGCCGCCATCAGCACCGCCAACCTTGGGATCTTCGTCGCCGCCGCCAAGGGGTACGTGTACAAGGAGAAGCGCCTGGCAAACGCCGGCTTCATCGAACTCCACGTCGAAGAAGTGGCCGTCCATGCTTGA